One part of the Rhodococcus oxybenzonivorans genome encodes these proteins:
- a CDS encoding AMP-binding protein, whose protein sequence is MTGLDVPLTPIRFLERAVEVMPDKIAIIDGERRWTYREFGASVQSLAKALRASGITDGERVAYLATNSAELLIAHYAVPLARGVLVAINTRLSAAEIEYICGHSGVHLLFGEIELLKPLLHAGLDFSTVDEWIELPTVEGLFTASNELHSYDSLLTRGQGDDLRWEIDDENRTLAINYTSGTTGRPKGVMYSHRGAYLNSLGEILHAGFDKTTKYLWTLPMFHCNGWCTTWAVTAALGTHVCYRAVRADSMWSLIDEHQITHLNGAPTVLTLLANAEQAHPLTTPLTISSGGAPPSPTIIAGIRALGASIVHIYGLTETYGPYSVCEPKPEWDEVDVEDHAKLMARQGVGMITAQRLRVVRPRLSPAGELTDVAADGTEMGEIVMRGNTVMKGYYDDEDGTRKATEGGWFHSGDLGVMHPDGYVQLLDRAKDVVISGGENISTIEVEQAILSHPAILEAAVVGVPDDKWGERPKAFVMTGNGAHIDEAEVIAHVKSRIASYKAPRSVEFVDDLPRTSTGKIRKNELRDAEWSSRHNMING, encoded by the coding sequence GTGACCGGTCTCGACGTTCCTTTGACACCCATTCGCTTCCTCGAACGTGCAGTCGAGGTCATGCCCGACAAAATCGCAATCATCGACGGCGAGCGTCGATGGACCTACCGTGAATTCGGTGCCTCGGTACAGTCCCTCGCGAAAGCGCTCCGCGCTTCCGGTATTACGGATGGCGAACGCGTCGCATATCTGGCCACCAACTCCGCCGAGCTGCTCATCGCCCATTACGCCGTCCCGCTCGCGCGCGGGGTACTCGTTGCGATCAACACACGCTTGTCAGCGGCCGAGATCGAATACATCTGCGGGCATTCTGGTGTGCACCTGCTCTTCGGCGAGATCGAGCTACTGAAGCCGCTGCTCCACGCCGGACTCGATTTCTCCACCGTCGACGAGTGGATCGAACTACCAACGGTGGAAGGTCTTTTCACCGCATCTAACGAACTTCACAGCTATGACTCGCTGCTGACACGCGGCCAGGGCGATGATCTACGCTGGGAGATTGACGACGAAAACCGTACGCTGGCAATCAACTACACATCCGGCACCACGGGCCGCCCTAAAGGAGTCATGTACTCCCATCGCGGCGCCTACCTCAACTCGCTCGGCGAAATCTTACATGCAGGCTTTGACAAGACCACCAAGTATCTGTGGACTCTGCCGATGTTCCATTGCAACGGATGGTGCACGACCTGGGCGGTCACTGCCGCGCTCGGTACACACGTCTGCTACCGGGCGGTGCGCGCCGACAGCATGTGGTCGCTGATCGACGAGCACCAGATTACCCACCTCAACGGAGCACCGACAGTTCTGACCCTCCTGGCTAACGCTGAGCAGGCCCATCCCCTCACGACACCGTTAACCATCAGCAGTGGAGGTGCACCGCCCAGCCCCACCATCATCGCCGGGATCCGCGCTCTTGGCGCATCGATAGTGCACATCTACGGCCTCACTGAAACCTACGGACCCTACTCGGTCTGTGAACCCAAGCCCGAGTGGGACGAGGTGGATGTCGAGGACCACGCGAAACTCATGGCGCGCCAGGGTGTCGGCATGATCACTGCCCAGCGGCTGCGGGTTGTGCGTCCCAGGCTTTCACCGGCGGGCGAGTTGACCGACGTGGCCGCAGACGGCACAGAGATGGGCGAGATCGTCATGCGCGGCAATACCGTGATGAAAGGCTATTACGACGACGAGGACGGGACGCGGAAGGCAACCGAGGGTGGCTGGTTCCACTCAGGTGACCTGGGCGTCATGCATCCCGACGGATACGTGCAACTTCTCGACCGTGCGAAGGACGTGGTGATCTCCGGGGGAGAAAATATTTCGACGATCGAAGTAGAGCAGGCAATTCTGTCGCATCCGGCGATACTCGAAGCCGCCGTCGTGGGGGTACCTGATGACAAGTGGGGCGAACGGCCAAAAGCGTTCGTGATGACTGGCAATGGAGCGCACATCGACGAGGCCGAGGTCATCGCACACGTGAAGTCGCGGATCGCGTCATACAAGGCACCCAGATCGGTCGAGTTCGTCGACGACCTTCCCAGAACGTCAACAGGAAAGATCCGCAAGAACGAACTGCGTGATGCGGAGTGGAGTTCACGGCACAACATGATCAACGGCTGA
- a CDS encoding 3,4-dihydroxy-2-butanone-4-phosphate synthase: MTDVCDVKKRIESATNALATGRPALIVSGADDQEVADVLIPAALAGPRWTAWAVRYTSGLLCAAMRSTRADELELPAMVRGNGSSTTTPAFGVGVDAVAGVGTGISATDRSRTARVLASPQTRPVDLTRPGHVLPLRTASRGVLERRNSAEAAVDLCEIAGLSPVALTATLLGDDGTLLQGTELAAFAQVHSVPAVQVQDVVHYRLHHGDGHVGRVRQTATRIVDLPDRCMRVVDFDDELTGAHHTAFIGSTTPAAAPTVYIVFECSHRDPLAPDCGCRQEFETRRTRIAAEGGIIVYLRSNPRPANQYTVQGHELAQGSISSILTHLGFTTVIVSGWPGDQHPTSARALDLTPTVRNPAYKIAASL; encoded by the coding sequence ATGACCGACGTCTGCGATGTGAAAAAGAGAATCGAATCCGCGACAAACGCGTTGGCCACCGGAAGGCCGGCACTGATCGTCAGTGGAGCTGACGATCAGGAGGTCGCCGATGTGCTGATTCCTGCCGCCCTAGCCGGCCCACGGTGGACCGCCTGGGCAGTTCGATACACCTCCGGGCTGTTGTGTGCGGCGATGCGTTCGACCCGGGCAGACGAGCTGGAACTGCCCGCAATGGTGAGGGGCAACGGCTCCAGCACGACAACTCCGGCCTTCGGTGTAGGGGTCGACGCCGTTGCCGGCGTCGGAACCGGTATCAGTGCGACAGACCGGTCGCGGACCGCTCGCGTGCTCGCCAGCCCGCAGACCCGCCCAGTGGATCTGACGCGGCCGGGACACGTCCTGCCGTTGAGAACGGCTTCACGTGGAGTGCTCGAGCGCCGAAACAGCGCGGAAGCGGCGGTCGACCTGTGCGAAATCGCCGGACTTTCGCCGGTAGCGCTGACGGCCACGTTGCTGGGTGATGATGGAACCCTGCTGCAGGGCACGGAACTCGCGGCCTTCGCCCAGGTTCACAGCGTTCCAGCGGTGCAGGTCCAGGATGTGGTGCACTACCGCCTACACCACGGCGACGGCCACGTTGGGCGGGTTCGCCAGACGGCTACACGGATTGTGGACCTTCCTGACAGGTGCATGCGCGTAGTCGACTTCGACGACGAACTGACCGGTGCCCACCACACAGCCTTCATCGGTTCGACGACGCCTGCGGCAGCTCCGACGGTGTACATCGTCTTCGAATGTTCGCACCGCGATCCACTCGCACCCGACTGCGGGTGCCGACAGGAGTTCGAGACCCGTCGTACCCGAATCGCCGCAGAAGGGGGGATCATCGTCTACTTGCGGTCGAACCCGCGGCCCGCCAACCAGTACACGGTTCAGGGACACGAACTCGCACAGGGATCCATCAGTTCCATCCTCACCCACCTCGGATTCACCACGGTCATCGTGTCCGGATGGCCGGGTGATCAGCACCCGACATCGGCCCGCGCGCTCGACCTGACGCCGACTGTCCGCAATCCGGCCTACAAGATCGCCGCCTCGCTCTGA
- a CDS encoding flavin reductase family protein — MMIFDPVKTGDSERDTTRLRRLYGQYPTGVAAVCALQEGRPMGIVATSFTPVSMDPALVSICVQHTSTTWPTLSKDGRLGISVLASTHEAASRQIAAKNVDRFAGISWFAGESTAVFLADAAAWLDCRISTSIPAGDHDVVILEVNSTAVNETAQPLVFHDSRFRTLVIGEG; from the coding sequence ATGATGATTTTCGATCCAGTAAAGACGGGTGACTCGGAACGGGATACCACCAGGCTCCGCCGACTGTATGGGCAGTATCCGACTGGCGTCGCGGCAGTATGCGCGCTCCAGGAGGGACGACCGATGGGAATCGTAGCTACCTCGTTCACACCAGTGTCCATGGACCCGGCGTTGGTATCGATCTGCGTGCAGCACACTTCGACGACGTGGCCGACTCTGTCCAAGGACGGCCGTCTAGGTATTTCGGTCCTGGCATCGACGCACGAAGCGGCGAGTCGCCAGATCGCGGCCAAGAACGTCGACCGGTTCGCCGGGATCTCCTGGTTCGCAGGCGAATCCACTGCAGTATTCCTAGCCGACGCCGCAGCATGGCTCGATTGCAGGATTTCGACGTCGATCCCCGCAGGGGACCACGATGTTGTAATTCTGGAGGTCAACAGCACCGCGGTAAATGAGACAGCGCAACCCCTTGTCTTTCATGACAGCCGTTTCCGCACCCTCGTGATCGGTGAGGGATAG
- a CDS encoding creatininase family protein: MNELRIEYMTSAEIGDAIAGGARTAILPLGAVEQHGRHLPLSMDADHADALAVRVARDLGGALVLPTVRVGYSPHHLGFPGTLSLRASTLEAICEDYSAHLAASGFERIVVFSGHIGNYPVMRDFELRLADKLAPLSVIVFTDSEAILDAWRWAAEDVASLGGNVGGHADVAETSVMLALHPDKVRVERFARGYSGLVDKGLLDRAFREGIHSISPNGILGDPAGASASIGTVCLDAVTSLIVQHARARGA; the protein is encoded by the coding sequence ATGAACGAACTTCGGATCGAGTACATGACGAGTGCCGAGATCGGTGACGCAATCGCAGGTGGGGCCCGCACCGCGATTCTGCCCCTCGGTGCAGTCGAACAGCACGGCCGGCATCTACCGCTGTCGATGGACGCTGACCACGCCGACGCGCTTGCAGTGCGGGTCGCGCGCGACCTCGGAGGTGCGCTCGTCCTGCCGACCGTTCGTGTCGGGTACTCGCCGCATCACCTCGGATTCCCCGGCACACTGTCCCTCCGCGCATCGACTCTCGAGGCGATCTGTGAAGATTACAGCGCGCACCTGGCTGCGTCCGGTTTCGAGCGGATTGTCGTGTTCTCGGGCCACATCGGCAACTACCCGGTCATGCGCGACTTCGAGTTACGTCTGGCGGACAAATTGGCACCACTGTCGGTCATCGTCTTCACCGACAGTGAAGCGATTCTGGACGCCTGGCGCTGGGCCGCCGAGGACGTGGCCTCCCTGGGCGGCAACGTCGGTGGGCATGCTGACGTCGCAGAAACCTCCGTGATGCTCGCACTTCATCCCGACAAGGTTCGCGTCGAACGCTTTGCCCGCGGATACTCGGGCTTGGTTGACAAGGGACTCCTCGATCGTGCCTTCCGGGAGGGCATCCATTCGATATCCCCCAACGGAATCCTGGGAGACCCTGCAGGCGCGTCTGCATCCATCGGGACGGTATGCCTCGACGCCGTCACCTCACTCATTGTCCAGCATGCGCGTGCCAGGGGTGCGTGA
- a CDS encoding AMP-dependent synthetase/ligase produces the protein MSSREGGRDGIPVLRSVSGFEAVDRTFAQMLCDRAEREPDTVAFCSWVDGAARPTSWSEYLDEVRATALGLHDLGVAPGDRVAIMSSTRREWVVAALGILSAGGVPVGVYPTSSTPEVEHALESSGATAIFAEGRSDIAKVAAVAPKLPHLRATVSFDAEPADFPETVKAVRWESLRAVGSARAVAEPELFSLLVEAGDIDQLAALFYTSGSTGAPKGVRHTHRTLQYSVLGFAMSYPEIGRSRHDLVGFLGLSHVAPALIGVFAPIMTRLVVTYCTMDQRVEALCGVRPTAVLWPPRMHEKLASEVLQALAESGRALRFGYSIAMKVARRVSDLRWRGQQVPRYLEVLYGVCLKYVFLPLRAKVGMDRIKVSWTASGSMAPDVTALWHMWGLDLRELFGTTETCGSVIAQWDRAFPAPGTIGKAMPDPRWVVRVSHEGELQVRSPCLFDGYWNNPEATASALEEGWYRTGDLVEQSSDGEVKIIGRMKDVLKTSGGKSVSPQPIEVRLKASPLIDEAIVVGEGRKYLTVLLSVSDEVQAMTRDARDAALTRWIDEVNSELARPLQLKKFRVLPRALSAAAGELTAKATIRRSNILASFTHLVDEMYDAGEQDEIARQARFARPDRK, from the coding sequence ATGAGTTCGCGTGAGGGCGGCAGGGATGGAATACCGGTACTGCGCAGCGTCTCGGGATTCGAGGCCGTGGATCGCACCTTCGCGCAGATGTTGTGCGACCGCGCCGAGCGCGAACCGGACACGGTCGCATTCTGCAGCTGGGTTGACGGCGCTGCACGCCCGACCAGCTGGAGCGAGTATCTAGACGAAGTGCGGGCGACCGCACTGGGCCTCCATGATCTCGGGGTGGCGCCGGGCGACCGGGTGGCCATCATGTCTTCCACCCGCCGAGAGTGGGTTGTGGCGGCACTCGGGATCCTGAGTGCGGGTGGCGTTCCCGTCGGGGTATACCCCACAAGCTCGACCCCTGAGGTAGAGCACGCGCTCGAGAGCAGCGGCGCGACCGCGATCTTCGCCGAGGGCAGGTCCGATATCGCGAAAGTAGCTGCGGTCGCTCCCAAGTTGCCGCACTTACGTGCAACTGTCAGTTTCGATGCCGAACCGGCAGACTTTCCGGAAACCGTCAAAGCAGTACGGTGGGAGTCTTTACGCGCCGTCGGGAGCGCCCGGGCTGTGGCTGAGCCGGAACTGTTCTCGCTTCTTGTCGAAGCGGGCGACATCGACCAGCTGGCGGCCCTGTTTTACACCTCAGGATCCACTGGAGCGCCGAAGGGCGTGAGGCACACGCACCGCACACTCCAGTACTCGGTACTTGGTTTCGCAATGTCCTACCCCGAGATCGGCAGGTCCCGGCACGACCTCGTGGGATTCCTCGGACTTTCACATGTTGCGCCGGCTCTGATCGGAGTCTTCGCGCCGATAATGACCAGGCTCGTCGTCACCTACTGCACCATGGATCAACGGGTCGAAGCGCTCTGTGGGGTGCGGCCAACTGCTGTCCTGTGGCCGCCGAGGATGCACGAGAAGCTCGCCAGCGAAGTACTGCAGGCGCTTGCCGAGTCCGGCAGAGCTCTCCGCTTCGGATACTCGATTGCGATGAAGGTCGCGCGCAGGGTCAGCGATTTACGCTGGCGTGGGCAACAGGTGCCAAGGTACCTCGAAGTCCTCTACGGCGTGTGCCTGAAATACGTGTTCCTGCCACTGCGGGCGAAAGTCGGCATGGATCGCATCAAGGTGAGCTGGACAGCCTCCGGGAGCATGGCCCCCGACGTAACCGCGCTCTGGCATATGTGGGGTCTCGATCTTCGCGAGCTTTTCGGTACAACGGAAACGTGCGGCTCCGTGATCGCCCAGTGGGATCGCGCCTTTCCAGCGCCGGGAACCATCGGAAAGGCCATGCCCGATCCCCGGTGGGTTGTCCGTGTATCCCACGAAGGCGAGTTGCAGGTGCGCAGCCCATGTCTCTTCGACGGCTACTGGAACAATCCGGAGGCGACGGCCTCGGCGCTGGAGGAGGGGTGGTACCGCACAGGCGATCTTGTCGAGCAGAGCTCCGATGGCGAGGTGAAGATCATCGGGCGAATGAAGGATGTCCTCAAAACCAGTGGCGGCAAGAGCGTCAGCCCGCAGCCGATAGAGGTACGGCTCAAAGCGAGTCCGCTTATCGACGAGGCGATCGTTGTGGGCGAAGGCCGCAAGTACCTCACCGTACTGCTCAGCGTCAGCGACGAGGTGCAGGCAATGACTCGGGATGCCCGCGATGCTGCTCTGACCCGATGGATCGACGAGGTCAACTCCGAACTCGCCCGCCCGTTGCAATTGAAGAAGTTCCGGGTTCTGCCGCGGGCGTTGTCAGCGGCAGCGGGAGAGCTGACGGCCAAAGCCACCATCCGACGCTCTAACATCCTCGCCTCCTTCACCCATCTCGTCGACGAGATGTACGACGCAGGCGAGCAGGACGAGATTGCCCGCCAGGCCCGATTTGCCAGGCCGGATCGCAAGTAG
- a CDS encoding ABC transporter substrate-binding protein — MKVLRTTAGKVSVACVVMATGAVLTGCGNGGGASGGTTVIGVAAPLSGEAAVFGGPVDSITRAVVNHVNKRGGINGTTLEVVSEDEKFNAEDGVRAVTKLINKDDAQFIVGPTSSTFMATLSQAERSEVAIASPYSGIVEYDDQANPYTFRTIGPDTFDGLAVAKNIWDNGIKTLSILYENSDSARSTSSWLEDYYTKLGGKVVAKVAFNGGQSSYLPEVRSAFEPQPDMVFLAGSVEPAVPIVREWARSGLPGKWAFIAELTFPVLLDEVGAQYLEGAYGQSAVAADSPSVAGMRDVLVEEYGVEQGAAIAQQPTAAMAYDAIVSGLLAMAAGGEATGTAIAENLHNVTESGGTPVFSLDEGLDLLARDETIDYHGASGPVNFNSTNTAVPDYGIYQVVDGKWQVVKRYTGTEINDLAEELQ; from the coding sequence ATGAAAGTACTCAGAACAACAGCAGGCAAGGTATCGGTCGCATGCGTCGTCATGGCGACGGGGGCAGTGCTCACAGGTTGCGGCAACGGTGGAGGGGCGTCGGGCGGAACCACGGTGATCGGTGTGGCCGCGCCGCTATCAGGCGAAGCGGCGGTCTTCGGCGGGCCTGTCGATTCGATCACCCGAGCAGTAGTGAACCATGTCAACAAGCGCGGCGGCATCAATGGGACGACCCTCGAGGTTGTGAGCGAGGACGAGAAGTTCAACGCCGAGGATGGAGTCCGCGCCGTCACCAAGCTCATCAATAAAGACGACGCGCAATTCATCGTGGGTCCGACGTCATCGACGTTCATGGCGACGCTCAGCCAGGCAGAACGCAGCGAGGTTGCGATCGCGTCTCCGTACTCCGGCATCGTCGAGTACGACGACCAGGCCAATCCCTACACCTTCCGCACTATTGGTCCGGACACTTTCGATGGCCTGGCGGTCGCTAAAAACATCTGGGACAACGGCATCAAGACCCTGTCCATACTCTACGAAAACTCCGACTCAGCGCGAAGCACGTCGAGCTGGTTGGAGGATTATTACACGAAGCTCGGTGGCAAGGTGGTGGCGAAGGTCGCTTTCAACGGCGGACAGAGTTCCTATCTGCCGGAGGTGCGCAGCGCCTTTGAGCCTCAACCCGATATGGTGTTCCTCGCCGGCTCCGTGGAGCCTGCTGTACCGATCGTGCGCGAGTGGGCGCGGTCGGGGTTACCTGGCAAATGGGCATTTATCGCAGAGTTGACCTTCCCCGTGCTGCTCGACGAGGTTGGGGCGCAATACCTCGAAGGCGCGTACGGTCAGTCCGCGGTCGCGGCAGACTCGCCGTCCGTCGCGGGGATGCGCGATGTGCTGGTCGAGGAGTATGGCGTCGAGCAAGGTGCGGCCATCGCTCAGCAGCCCACGGCGGCCATGGCATACGATGCGATCGTTTCGGGACTCTTGGCGATGGCGGCCGGCGGCGAGGCCACCGGCACGGCGATTGCCGAGAACCTTCACAACGTGACTGAGTCCGGCGGCACTCCGGTGTTCTCCCTGGATGAAGGCCTGGATCTCCTGGCGAGAGATGAAACGATCGACTATCACGGTGCCAGCGGTCCCGTCAATTTCAACTCGACGAACACTGCGGTGCCCGACTACGGGATTTATCAGGTAGTCGACGGGAAGTGGCAGGTAGTCAAGCGTTACACGGGCACCGAAATCAACGACTTAGCTGAGGAATTGCAGTGA
- a CDS encoding ABC transporter ATP-binding protein yields the protein MPLLNVENLTSGYGRNNIIRGISLAAEEGSITAIIGPNGAGKTTLVQTIAGVVDARGGSVRLGGEPLDGMSARERARRGLGYTPQLRNVFGALSVEDNLEVVTRAMRLPHDRVDEVFELFPILAERRKQRSGTLSGGQRQQLAIASSLLMRPRLLILDEPTTGLAPQIVDSLIEQICVIERSGTGVLWIIEEHPSQILPLCERVFLMESGQIHHEANGPQLLADPGFAEMFLGARIPQA from the coding sequence GTGCCACTGCTTAATGTCGAAAACCTCACCAGCGGCTACGGTCGAAACAACATCATCCGGGGCATTTCTCTTGCCGCAGAAGAAGGATCGATTACAGCCATCATTGGCCCTAATGGAGCCGGCAAGACAACCCTCGTGCAGACCATCGCCGGGGTGGTCGATGCACGCGGCGGGAGCGTCAGACTTGGTGGCGAGCCCCTCGATGGGATGTCCGCCCGCGAGCGCGCACGCCGTGGCCTCGGATATACACCTCAGCTGCGCAACGTTTTCGGTGCACTATCCGTCGAGGACAATCTGGAAGTTGTCACCCGCGCGATGCGATTGCCTCATGATCGCGTGGACGAGGTGTTCGAACTGTTTCCGATCCTCGCAGAGCGCCGAAAGCAGCGATCCGGAACGCTCTCCGGCGGACAACGCCAGCAGCTCGCAATCGCCTCCTCGCTGCTCATGCGACCACGGCTGTTGATTCTCGACGAACCCACTACCGGTCTTGCGCCCCAGATTGTCGATTCGCTCATCGAGCAGATCTGCGTCATCGAGCGCAGCGGGACCGGCGTCTTATGGATTATCGAGGAGCATCCCAGCCAGATCCTGCCACTGTGCGAACGCGTATTTCTCATGGAATCGGGCCAAATTCATCACGAGGCAAACGGGCCGCAGCTGCTAGCTGATCCGGGCTTCGCCGAGATGTTCCTGGGTGCTCGAATCCCACAGGCGTGA
- a CDS encoding ABC transporter ATP-binding protein — MTAPNPLLEVKGVVKSFGQLRALDGVDMTVSRGKVTGLIGPNGSGKTTLFNAVSGFLKPDAGTVVFDGRVVTGAPTHQLARMGLKRTFQNTADFTDMSVVQNLLTSVRTVPGERLSRLFTSPRAISASERSLVDRAWILLDRLGLVELANVRAGDLSIGQGRLLQIARLLMEPPSLLMLDEPSSGLNPDDQDRLSATVRQLRDVEGVTVLVIEHNMSFMNAISDALYVMHDGHVIASGPPADVIRDPLVVETYLGVRRATA; from the coding sequence ATGACTGCACCGAATCCCTTGCTCGAAGTGAAGGGCGTTGTGAAGAGCTTCGGTCAGCTCCGGGCGCTCGACGGTGTCGATATGACCGTTAGCAGGGGCAAGGTTACAGGACTCATTGGGCCAAACGGCTCCGGCAAAACCACGCTGTTCAATGCAGTCTCCGGTTTCCTGAAGCCTGATGCAGGGACGGTCGTGTTCGACGGGCGTGTCGTGACAGGGGCTCCGACGCATCAACTTGCGCGGATGGGTCTGAAGCGCACGTTCCAGAACACTGCTGACTTCACTGACATGTCAGTCGTGCAGAATTTGCTCACCTCTGTGCGCACTGTGCCAGGCGAGCGCCTCTCACGCCTCTTCACGTCTCCGCGCGCGATCTCGGCGAGTGAGCGCAGCTTGGTCGACCGTGCATGGATTCTGCTTGATCGCCTGGGTTTGGTCGAATTGGCGAACGTCCGGGCGGGAGATCTGTCGATCGGCCAAGGCCGCCTACTGCAGATCGCCCGGCTGCTCATGGAACCGCCGTCGCTGTTGATGCTCGACGAGCCGTCCTCGGGCCTCAACCCCGACGATCAAGACCGCTTATCTGCGACAGTGCGTCAGCTGCGCGATGTAGAGGGTGTCACGGTGCTCGTCATCGAGCACAACATGTCCTTCATGAACGCAATCTCCGATGCGCTGTACGTCATGCACGACGGCCATGTCATTGCAAGCGGCCCACCGGCGGACGTCATCCGCGACCCCCTAGTTGTCGAAACCTATCTGGGAGTACGCCGTGCCACTGCTTAA
- a CDS encoding branched-chain amino acid ABC transporter permease has protein sequence MSTLLILGGLITLMGIYAVAALALNLQFGVGGMVNFGVAAFFGVGAYAYALTVLPAPSGSYTYLLGLGLPWWAGAIIGGLVSALLAFVVGSGLLKVGGEYLAVVSLALAEVIRQLFINQPAIANGARGLLNAPVPSLDIVPGRAQVLFVAAIVVVVLGISFLLFRRVTRSAFGRSLLAINQNEAVARSLGVNVYAVKLKAFVFAAFFMGLAGVMYVWYLSILTPTFFNVNITFTVFIALIIGGTGSNVGAILGAVVLLGLREGLTYIQVDFITPELLASLQDALQGLVLIVILLFWPGGLFRPRLSVYPPPRSPSVTPAVLATSVAGGR, from the coding sequence ATGAGCACTCTGCTGATTCTTGGCGGACTGATCACTCTAATGGGGATCTACGCCGTCGCAGCCCTGGCACTGAACCTTCAGTTCGGCGTTGGCGGGATGGTGAATTTCGGTGTGGCGGCATTCTTCGGTGTCGGCGCCTATGCCTACGCACTCACCGTTCTGCCGGCACCGTCCGGGTCATACACATACCTTCTCGGGCTCGGTTTGCCGTGGTGGGCGGGCGCAATCATTGGTGGTCTTGTGTCAGCTCTGCTCGCGTTCGTTGTCGGAAGCGGCCTGCTGAAGGTCGGTGGGGAGTACCTCGCCGTTGTCTCGCTTGCGCTTGCCGAGGTGATCCGCCAGTTGTTCATCAACCAGCCGGCGATCGCCAATGGGGCGCGCGGGCTGCTGAATGCGCCGGTGCCCAGCCTCGATATCGTCCCGGGTCGAGCGCAGGTGTTGTTCGTCGCTGCGATCGTTGTGGTTGTTCTAGGAATCAGCTTCTTGCTCTTCCGGCGGGTGACTCGGTCGGCGTTCGGCCGAAGTCTGCTCGCGATCAACCAGAACGAAGCAGTGGCACGTTCGCTCGGGGTGAACGTATACGCGGTAAAGCTCAAAGCTTTCGTCTTTGCGGCGTTCTTCATGGGTCTGGCCGGGGTGATGTATGTGTGGTATCTGTCGATCCTTACTCCGACTTTCTTCAACGTGAATATCACCTTCACGGTCTTCATTGCTCTGATTATCGGCGGGACAGGCAGCAATGTCGGCGCGATTCTTGGTGCGGTTGTTCTGTTGGGCCTGCGGGAGGGCCTCACATACATTCAAGTGGACTTTATTACACCGGAGCTGCTGGCCAGCCTTCAGGACGCACTGCAAGGTTTGGTCCTCATTGTGATTCTCCTGTTCTGGCCGGGTGGCCTCTTCCGGCCGCGACTGTCCGTCTACCCGCCACCACGCTCCCCCTCCGTGACACCTGCTGTGTTGGCGACTTCTGTGGCAGGTGGTCGCTGA
- a CDS encoding branched-chain amino acid ABC transporter permease, which yields MLAVLVAGLVSGAVLLLATVGFELVRRVEGFLNIALPQLIVLSGFSAYGFNVLLGFHWIVSCLAAIAVTTVAGVVSARLIFWPMRGRPHYIPMIASVGLAFFIHAMIEVFTGYGVKTLDVPLQETFRIGGIAVAGIDQVAVIVIAALVVMALHFWLSKSYSGRALRAMANNQALAQIRGVNTTYLQYITWAVASALTALAGTLIALTARIYPELGWDQVLIISAAAIIGGLGSIYGVMLAAVLVGLTSSLATLVIPSEYTQMVVFAVIALVVFIRPEGLFSGPKERVA from the coding sequence ATGTTAGCCGTCCTCGTTGCGGGCCTGGTCAGCGGTGCGGTTCTGCTGCTCGCGACCGTGGGCTTCGAATTGGTGCGCCGGGTGGAGGGCTTCCTGAATATCGCGCTGCCCCAGCTGATCGTACTCAGTGGGTTCAGCGCGTACGGGTTCAACGTGCTGCTCGGGTTTCACTGGATAGTCTCGTGTCTCGCGGCGATCGCGGTCACGACGGTGGCGGGCGTCGTATCAGCTCGGCTGATCTTCTGGCCGATGCGCGGGCGTCCGCACTATATCCCCATGATCGCATCTGTCGGTCTCGCGTTCTTCATTCACGCGATGATCGAGGTCTTCACGGGATACGGAGTAAAGACACTCGACGTCCCTCTTCAAGAGACCTTCCGTATCGGTGGGATTGCCGTGGCTGGAATCGATCAGGTCGCTGTAATCGTCATTGCCGCTCTGGTGGTCATGGCACTGCACTTTTGGCTGTCGAAGTCCTACAGCGGACGGGCGTTGCGCGCGATGGCCAACAATCAGGCACTGGCTCAGATTCGCGGTGTCAACACCACTTATCTGCAATACATCACCTGGGCGGTAGCGAGTGCGCTGACTGCGCTGGCGGGAACGCTCATCGCCTTGACCGCACGCATTTACCCTGAGCTTGGCTGGGATCAGGTGTTGATCATCTCCGCCGCCGCAATCATCGGCGGGCTCGGCAGTATCTATGGCGTGATGCTCGCGGCAGTCCTCGTCGGTCTTACGTCAAGTCTCGCGACCCTTGTCATTCCGTCCGAATACACCCAGATGGTTGTGTTCGCGGTAATCGCCTTGGTCGTGTTCATCCGGCCTGAGGGCCTTTTCAGCGGGCCGAAGGAGCGTGTCGCATGA